Proteins encoded by one window of Dryocola sp. LX212:
- a CDS encoding YaeQ family protein translates to MALKATIYKALVNVADLDRNKFMDSNLTLARHPSETQERMMLRLLAWIKYADERLVFSRGLSAEEEPEIWQRNDHMGIDLWIELGLPDERRVKKACSQSAEVALFTYNSRAAEIWWQQNQNKLSQFKNLSIWYLDDEQLAQLSAFGTRSMNLQATIQDGAIWLSDAENNVEIHFTPWLRH, encoded by the coding sequence ATGGCGTTAAAAGCGACAATTTATAAAGCGTTGGTCAACGTGGCCGACCTCGATCGCAATAAGTTCATGGATAGCAACCTGACGCTGGCGCGCCATCCTTCTGAAACCCAGGAACGCATGATGCTGCGCCTGCTGGCGTGGATAAAATACGCCGACGAGCGTCTGGTCTTCTCCCGTGGGTTAAGCGCGGAAGAAGAGCCGGAAATCTGGCAGCGCAATGATCACATGGGTATCGATCTGTGGATTGAGCTCGGCCTGCCTGACGAACGCCGTGTAAAAAAAGCCTGTAGCCAATCGGCTGAGGTGGCGCTTTTTACCTACAATAGTCGTGCAGCGGAGATCTGGTGGCAGCAAAATCAGAACAAGCTGAGCCAGTTTAAAAATCTCAGCATCTGGTATCTGGACGACGAACAGCTGGCACAGCTGAGCGCATTCGGCACCCGCAGTATGAATCTGCAGGCAACGATTCAGGACGGTGCTATCTGGCTGTCGGACGCAGAGAATAACGTCGAAATTCACTTCACTCCCTGGCTTCGTCACTAA
- the arfB gene encoding alternative ribosome rescue aminoacyl-tRNA hydrolase ArfB gives MIAISRSVDIPDQEVTITAIRAQGAGGQHVNKTSTAIHLRFDIRTSSLPEYYKERLLAANHHLITPDGVVVIKAQEYRSQEMNREAAVARLVSLIKELTAEQKSRRATRPTRASKERRLASKSQKSTTKSLRGKVRRPE, from the coding sequence ATGATCGCTATTTCAAGGTCGGTAGACATCCCCGATCAGGAAGTGACGATCACGGCGATTCGAGCGCAGGGAGCAGGTGGTCAGCACGTGAATAAAACCTCGACGGCGATTCACCTGCGTTTTGACATTCGCACCTCCAGCCTTCCTGAGTATTATAAAGAGCGGCTGCTTGCGGCCAACCACCATTTGATTACGCCGGACGGCGTGGTGGTGATAAAAGCCCAGGAATACCGCAGCCAGGAAATGAACCGTGAGGCAGCCGTAGCCCGCCTGGTCTCTTTAATAAAAGAATTAACCGCAGAGCAGAAGAGCCGCAGGGCGACCCGGCCTACGCGGGCATCAAAAGAGCGCAGGCTGGCCTCAAAGTCGCAAAAGTCGACGACAAAATCATTACGCGGTAAAGTCCGACGCCCAGAATGA
- the nlpE gene encoding envelope stress response activation lipoprotein NlpE (NlpE, an outer membrane lipoprotein, interacts directly with CpxA, the sensor histidine kinase of the Cpx system for response to envelope stress.), whose protein sequence is MKKKLLLSAVAAFSLFALFGCNNRAEVQTLQPTQTAELKPMQQSYKGLLPCADCEGIETSLFLEKDGTWVMNQRYHGATSPTVFASYGSWARTADKLVLTESDGEKLYFRPKGDALEMLDREGNPIESQLNYTLQPTRDALPATPMAMKGMYKYMADAAIFQDCATGRTFAVTSNAELERGYAAARGKDMQPVLLNVEAHFTLESNPDSGELQKTLVADKSAKFEAGKDCSN, encoded by the coding sequence ATGAAGAAAAAATTACTCCTGTCCGCAGTGGCTGCCTTTAGCCTGTTTGCGCTTTTTGGCTGTAACAATCGCGCCGAAGTCCAGACGCTGCAGCCAACTCAGACCGCTGAACTCAAGCCAATGCAGCAGAGCTATAAAGGCTTACTCCCCTGTGCAGACTGCGAAGGAATAGAAACTTCGTTGTTCCTCGAGAAGGACGGCACCTGGGTCATGAACCAGCGCTATCATGGCGCGACATCTCCCACGGTATTCGCTTCTTACGGAAGCTGGGCGCGTACGGCGGATAAACTTGTGCTGACCGAAAGTGACGGCGAGAAACTCTATTTCCGCCCGAAAGGTGACGCGCTGGAGATGCTGGACCGTGAAGGCAATCCGATAGAATCCCAGCTTAACTACACGCTGCAGCCAACGCGTGATGCGTTACCAGCCACGCCAATGGCTATGAAAGGGATGTACAAGTACATGGCAGACGCCGCTATTTTCCAGGATTGCGCAACCGGTCGTACGTTTGCGGTAACCAGCAACGCTGAACTTGAACGTGGTTATGCTGCCGCCCGTGGCAAAGATATGCAGCCAGTGCTGCTAAACGTTGAGGCCCACTTCACGCTTGAGTCCAACCCGGACAGCGGCGAACTGCAAAAAACGCTGGTGGCCGATAAGTCCGCGAAGTTTGAAGCCGGGAAAGATTGCTCAAATTGA
- the proS gene encoding proline--tRNA ligase, translating to MRTSQYLLSTLKETPADAEVISHQLMLRAGMIRKLASGLYTWLPTGLRVLKKVENIVREEMNNAGAIELCMPVVQPADLWQESGRWEQYGPELLRFVDRGDRPFVLGPTHEEVITDLIRNELSSYKQLPLNFFQIQTKFRDEVRPRFGVMRSREFLMKDAYSFHTTQESLQETYDAMYQAYSKIFTRMGLDFRAVEADTGSIGGSASHEFQVLAQSGEDDVIFSTESDFAANIEFAEAVAPAAGRAAPTAEMTQIDTPNAKTIAELVEQFNLPVEKTVKTLMVKATEGSAYPLVALLVRGDHELNEVKAEKLPQVASPLTFATEAEIRAVANAGPGSLGPVGLTIPVIVDRTVAAMSDFAAGANIDGKHFMGINWERDVALPEVADIRNVVEGDPSPDGKGTLLIKRGIEVGHIFQLGTKYSEAMKASVQGEDGRNQTLTMGCYGIGVTRVVAAAIEQNNDERGILWPDAIAPFQVAILPMNMHKSFRVKELAEELYATLRAKGIDVLMDDRKERPGVMFADMELIGVPHTVVIGDRNLDSEEVEYKNRRVGEKQMIKTSEIIDFLLGQIQR from the coding sequence ATGCGTACTAGCCAATATCTGCTCTCCACGTTAAAGGAGACACCTGCCGACGCCGAAGTCATCAGCCATCAGTTGATGCTGCGCGCCGGGATGATCCGCAAACTGGCCTCCGGTTTATACACCTGGCTGCCGACAGGTTTGCGCGTTCTGAAGAAAGTCGAGAACATCGTGCGTGAAGAGATGAACAACGCCGGTGCCATCGAGCTATGTATGCCCGTTGTTCAGCCCGCAGATTTATGGCAGGAGAGCGGACGCTGGGAGCAGTACGGCCCCGAACTGCTGCGCTTTGTCGATCGCGGCGACCGTCCGTTTGTCCTCGGCCCAACTCACGAAGAGGTGATCACCGACCTGATCCGTAACGAACTGAGCTCCTACAAACAGCTGCCGCTGAACTTCTTCCAGATCCAGACCAAATTCCGCGACGAAGTTCGCCCACGCTTTGGCGTGATGCGATCCCGTGAATTCCTGATGAAAGATGCGTACTCTTTCCATACCACTCAGGAATCACTGCAGGAAACTTACGACGCGATGTACCAGGCCTACAGCAAAATCTTCACCCGTATGGGTCTGGATTTCCGTGCTGTTGAAGCCGACACCGGATCTATCGGCGGCAGCGCTTCCCATGAGTTCCAGGTTCTGGCGCAGAGCGGTGAAGATGACGTTATCTTCTCTACCGAATCCGATTTCGCTGCAAACATCGAGTTTGCGGAAGCAGTTGCTCCGGCAGCGGGTCGTGCGGCTCCTACAGCGGAAATGACGCAGATCGATACCCCGAATGCTAAAACCATCGCTGAGCTGGTCGAGCAGTTCAACCTGCCGGTTGAGAAAACAGTCAAGACGCTGATGGTGAAAGCTACTGAAGGTAGCGCCTACCCGCTGGTTGCTCTGTTGGTTCGTGGCGATCACGAACTGAACGAAGTGAAAGCAGAAAAACTGCCCCAAGTTGCCAGCCCGTTGACCTTTGCTACCGAAGCAGAAATTCGTGCCGTAGCCAATGCAGGCCCTGGTTCTCTTGGCCCGGTAGGCCTGACTATTCCAGTTATAGTTGACCGCACCGTTGCTGCAATGAGCGATTTCGCCGCAGGCGCAAACATCGACGGCAAGCACTTCATGGGCATTAACTGGGAACGCGACGTCGCCCTGCCAGAAGTCGCGGATATCCGTAACGTGGTGGAAGGCGATCCAAGCCCGGACGGTAAGGGCACGCTGCTCATTAAGCGCGGTATCGAAGTGGGTCACATCTTCCAGCTCGGCACCAAGTACTCTGAGGCCATGAAAGCTTCGGTACAGGGCGAAGATGGTCGTAACCAGACGCTGACCATGGGCTGCTACGGTATTGGGGTAACCCGCGTTGTGGCTGCGGCTATTGAGCAGAACAACGACGAGCGCGGCATTCTGTGGCCGGACGCCATTGCACCATTCCAGGTGGCGATTCTGCCAATGAACATGCACAAATCTTTCCGTGTGAAAGAGCTGGCGGAAGAGCTTTACGCGACTCTGCGAGCCAAAGGCATTGACGTGCTGATGGACGATCGCAAAGAGCGTCCCGGTGTGATGTTTGCGGATATGGAGCTAATTGGCGTTCCGCATACCGTGGTTATCGGCGACCGTAATCTCGACAGCGAAGAAGTGGAATACAAAAACCGCCGCGTAGGCGAGAAGCAGATGATTAAAACCAGCGAAATCATTGATTTCCTGCTGGGCCAGATCCAGCGCTAA
- the tsaA gene encoding tRNA (N6-threonylcarbamoyladenosine(37)-N6)-methyltransferase TrmO has product MTAFSFEQIGVIRSPYKEKFAVPRQPGLVADGGGELHLLPPYNQADAVRGLEGFSHLWLLFVFHQTMEGSWRPTVRPPRLGGNARMGVFATRSTFRPNPIGMSLVELKGVRCHKDQVILQLGSLDLVDGTPVVDIKPYLPFAEALPDAVAGYAQSAPDADMPVYFTAEVEHLLAKHNQRYPNIARFISQVLAQDPRPAYRKGEEVGKTYAVALLDFNVRWRITEQGSEVFAVEAR; this is encoded by the coding sequence ATGACAGCATTTAGCTTTGAGCAAATTGGCGTCATCCGCTCGCCTTATAAAGAGAAGTTTGCCGTTCCGCGCCAGCCCGGTCTGGTAGCGGATGGCGGCGGCGAGCTGCATCTCCTGCCGCCGTACAACCAGGCAGATGCCGTGCGCGGTCTGGAAGGTTTTAGCCACCTGTGGCTGCTGTTCGTTTTCCACCAGACGATGGAAGGCAGCTGGCGTCCTACCGTGCGCCCTCCCCGTCTGGGCGGCAACGCGCGCATGGGCGTATTTGCCACCCGCTCCACCTTCCGTCCAAACCCAATCGGCATGTCGCTGGTCGAGTTAAAGGGCGTTCGCTGCCATAAAGATCAGGTTATCCTGCAGCTTGGCAGCCTGGATTTAGTCGACGGTACGCCGGTTGTCGACATCAAGCCTTATCTTCCCTTCGCAGAAGCGCTACCGGATGCCGTTGCGGGCTATGCTCAAAGCGCCCCGGACGCAGATATGCCGGTTTATTTCACGGCTGAAGTCGAACACCTGCTGGCTAAGCACAATCAACGCTATCCCAATATTGCGCGTTTTATCTCCCAGGTACTGGCGCAGGACCCACGCCCGGCTTATCGTAAAGGTGAGGAAGTGGGGAAAACTTATGCCGTTGCGCTGCTGGACTTCAACGTTCGCTGGCGCATCACGGAGCAGGGTTCTGAAGTGTTTGCCGTTGAAGCACGCTAA
- the rcsF gene encoding Rcs stress response system protein RcsF, with the protein MRALPICLVAVLLSGCSVLDRSPVDPVQSTATPAKAEPAKPKATRPAPVKIYTNAEDLVGKPFRDLGEVSGDSCQATNQDSPPNMPTARKRLQINASKMKANAVLLHSCEVTSGTPGCYRQAVCVGSALNVSAK; encoded by the coding sequence ATGCGTGCTTTACCGATCTGTTTAGTAGCAGTGCTGCTGAGCGGCTGTTCTGTGTTAGACAGATCCCCCGTTGACCCCGTCCAAAGCACTGCAACCCCAGCCAAAGCAGAACCTGCTAAACCTAAGGCCACGCGCCCGGCTCCGGTAAAAATCTATACCAATGCAGAAGACCTGGTCGGCAAACCATTCCGTGACCTGGGTGAAGTAAGCGGTGACTCCTGTCAGGCAACCAACCAAGACTCACCACCGAATATGCCAACTGCGCGTAAACGCCTGCAGATTAACGCCTCTAAAATGAAGGCTAACGCAGTTCTGCTACACAGCTGTGAAGTGACCAGCGGCACCCCAGGCTGCTACCGCCAGGCCGTTTGCGTCGGCTCTGCCCTGAACGTTTCGGCTAAATGA
- the metQ gene encoding methionine ABC transporter substrate-binding lipoprotein MetQ, which produces MSFKLKTFAAVGALIGSLALVGCGQDEKDPNHIKVGVIVGAEQQVAEVAQKVAKEKYGLDVELVTFNDYVLPNEALSKGDIDANAFQHKPYLDQQIKDRGYKLVSVGSTFVYPIAGYSKKIKSLDELQPGAQIALPNDPTNLGRSLLLLQKQGLIKLKDGVGLLPTVLDVTENPKNLKLVELEAPQLPRSLDDAQIALAVINTTYASQIGLTPAKDGIFVEDKDSPYVNLIVAREDNKDAENVKKFVQAYQSDEVYEAANKVFNGGAVKGW; this is translated from the coding sequence ATGTCTTTTAAACTTAAAACCTTTGCAGCTGTTGGTGCTTTGATTGGTTCGTTGGCTCTGGTGGGTTGTGGTCAGGACGAAAAAGATCCGAACCATATTAAAGTGGGCGTTATCGTAGGTGCAGAACAACAGGTTGCTGAAGTTGCGCAGAAGGTCGCTAAAGAGAAGTATGGCCTGGACGTTGAGCTGGTCACCTTTAACGACTACGTGCTGCCAAACGAAGCGCTGAGCAAAGGCGATATCGACGCGAATGCCTTCCAGCACAAACCTTATCTGGATCAACAGATTAAAGATCGCGGCTATAAGCTGGTTTCCGTTGGCAGCACCTTCGTTTACCCAATTGCTGGCTATTCCAAGAAAATCAAATCTCTGGATGAGCTGCAGCCTGGTGCGCAGATTGCCCTGCCAAACGATCCAACTAACCTTGGCCGTTCTCTGCTGCTGCTGCAAAAACAAGGTCTGATCAAGCTGAAGGATGGTGTTGGTCTGCTGCCAACCGTTCTGGATGTGACCGAGAACCCTAAAAATCTGAAGCTGGTTGAGCTGGAAGCACCGCAGCTGCCACGTTCACTGGATGATGCGCAGATTGCATTGGCCGTTATCAATACCACCTATGCAAGCCAGATTGGCCTGACGCCTGCGAAAGACGGCATCTTCGTAGAAGACAAAGACTCTCCGTACGTTAACCTGATCGTTGCTCGCGAAGACAATAAAGACGCGGAAAACGTGAAGAAGTTCGTGCAGGCATACCAGTCTGACGAAGTGTACGAAGCGGCAAACAAAGTCTTCAACGGCGGCGCGGTGAAAGGCTGGTAA
- a CDS encoding methionine ABC transporter permease MetI, producing MSEPMMWLLLKGVYETLAMTFVSGFFGFVIGLPVGVLLYITRPGQISANAKLYRSMSALVNIFRSIPFIILLVWMIPFTRAIVGTSIGLQAAIVPLTVGAAPFIARMVENALLEIPSGLIEASRAMGATPMQIIRKVLLPEAMPGLVNAATITLITLVGYSAMGGAVGAGGLGQIGYQYGYIGYNATVMNTVLVLLVVLVYLIQLSGDRIVRVVTHK from the coding sequence ATGTCTGAGCCAATGATGTGGTTGCTGCTTAAGGGCGTTTATGAAACGCTGGCGATGACGTTTGTATCCGGTTTCTTCGGCTTTGTGATTGGTCTGCCGGTTGGCGTACTGCTGTATATCACTCGCCCGGGCCAGATTAGCGCGAATGCGAAACTGTATCGCAGCATGTCGGCGCTGGTGAACATCTTCCGTTCGATCCCTTTCATTATCTTACTGGTATGGATGATTCCGTTTACCCGCGCTATCGTCGGAACCTCCATCGGACTACAGGCAGCTATCGTACCTTTAACTGTAGGTGCAGCTCCGTTCATTGCTCGTATGGTGGAAAACGCGCTGCTGGAGATCCCATCAGGCCTGATCGAAGCCTCCCGCGCAATGGGTGCTACGCCAATGCAGATCATCCGTAAGGTTCTGCTGCCTGAAGCAATGCCGGGACTGGTGAACGCCGCTACTATTACGCTGATCACGCTGGTTGGCTATTCCGCAATGGGCGGTGCCGTTGGCGCAGGCGGTTTGGGTCAGATTGGTTATCAGTACGGTTATATCGGTTATAACGCCACCGTAATGAATACGGTATTAGTGTTATTGGTTGTATTGGTGTATTTAATTCAGCTATCTGGCGATCGTATCGTCCGGGTCGTAACTCATAAATAA
- the metN gene encoding methionine ABC transporter ATP-binding protein MetN: MIKLSNITKVFQQGNRSIQALNNVSLHVPAGQIYGVIGASGAGKSTLIRCVNLLERPTEGSVLVDGQELTALSEGQLTKARRQIGMIFQHFNLLSSRTVFGNVALPLELDNMPREEIKRRVSELLDLVGLSEKHDVYPANLSGGQKQRVAIARALASNPKVLLCDEATSALDPATTRSILELLKDINRRLGLTILLITHEMDVVKRICDCVAVISDGELIEQDTVSEVFSHPKTPLAQQFIQSTLHLDIPEDYAKRLSAEKRDDVVPLLRMEFTGQSVDAPLLSETARTFNVNSNIISAQMDYAGGVKFGIMLCEMHGAQNDTEAAIAWLKEQHVKVEVLGYV; the protein is encoded by the coding sequence ATGATTAAACTTTCAAACATCACCAAAGTGTTCCAGCAGGGAAATCGCAGCATACAGGCGTTGAACAACGTCAGCCTGCACGTCCCTGCCGGGCAAATTTATGGCGTGATCGGCGCATCCGGCGCAGGTAAAAGTACCCTGATCCGTTGTGTGAACCTGCTTGAACGTCCAACCGAAGGTTCCGTTCTTGTTGATGGTCAGGAGTTGACCGCGCTGTCTGAAGGTCAATTGACCAAAGCGCGTCGCCAGATTGGCATGATTTTCCAGCACTTTAATTTACTGTCATCACGCACCGTGTTCGGCAACGTGGCTTTGCCGCTGGAGCTGGACAATATGCCGCGTGAAGAGATTAAGCGTCGCGTCAGCGAACTGCTGGATCTTGTCGGCTTAAGTGAAAAGCATGACGTTTACCCCGCCAATCTTTCTGGTGGCCAGAAGCAGCGAGTTGCCATCGCCCGTGCGCTGGCGAGCAATCCTAAGGTTTTGCTGTGTGATGAAGCCACCAGCGCGCTGGATCCGGCAACCACCCGCTCCATTCTTGAATTACTGAAAGATATTAATCGTCGTCTTGGATTAACGATTCTGTTAATCACACATGAAATGGACGTCGTGAAGCGCATCTGTGACTGCGTGGCGGTCATCAGCGACGGCGAACTGATTGAGCAGGATACGGTGAGCGAAGTCTTCTCTCATCCAAAGACTCCGCTTGCCCAACAGTTTATCCAGTCCACGTTGCATCTGGATATCCCGGAAGACTACGCCAAACGTCTAAGCGCAGAAAAGCGCGATGACGTTGTGCCTTTACTGCGTATGGAGTTTACAGGTCAGTCAGTAGATGCTCCTCTGCTTTCAGAGACAGCCCGCACTTTTAATGTAAACAGCAACATCATCAGCGCGCAGATGGATTACGCTGGCGGCGTGAAGTTCGGCATCATGCTTTGCGAAATGCACGGTGCGCAAAATGACACGGAAGCCGCTATTGCCTGGCTGAAAGAACAACATGTAAAAGTAGAGGTGCTGGGTTATGTCTGA
- the gmhB gene encoding D-glycero-beta-D-manno-heptose 1,7-bisphosphate 7-phosphatase: protein MAQSVPAIFLDRDGTINVDHGYVHEVDQFEFIDGVIDAMRELKEMGYALVLVTNQSGIARGMFTEDDFENLTEWMDWSLADRGVDLDGIYYCPHHPEAVVEEFRQSCDCRKPQPGMLLTASEYLNIDMASSYMVGDKLEDMQAAAAALVGTKVLVRTGKPVTEEGEAAADLIINSLADLPKAIKSR from the coding sequence GTGGCACAGTCCGTTCCCGCTATTTTTCTCGACCGTGATGGCACTATTAATGTCGATCACGGCTACGTGCATGAAGTTGACCAGTTTGAATTCATCGATGGCGTCATTGATGCGATGCGTGAATTAAAAGAGATGGGCTACGCGCTGGTGCTGGTTACTAACCAGTCCGGCATCGCACGCGGTATGTTCACAGAAGATGATTTCGAAAACCTGACCGAGTGGATGGACTGGTCTCTGGCCGATCGAGGTGTTGATCTCGATGGCATCTACTATTGTCCCCACCATCCGGAAGCCGTAGTTGAAGAGTTCCGTCAGAGCTGTGACTGCCGCAAGCCGCAGCCGGGCATGTTACTGACCGCAAGCGAGTACCTGAACATCGATATGGCTTCTTCTTATATGGTTGGCGACAAACTGGAAGATATGCAGGCGGCCGCAGCAGCCCTGGTAGGCACTAAAGTGCTGGTGCGTACCGGTAAACCCGTCACAGAAGAAGGTGAAGCAGCAGCGGATTTAATTATTAATAGCCTTGCTGACCTGCCAAAAGCCATCAAATCGCGCTAA
- the dkgB gene encoding 2,5-didehydrogluconate reductase DkgB has product MTIPAFGLGTFRLKDDVVIASVKTALELGYRTIDTAQIYDNEAAVGKAIEESGVARSDLFITTKIWMANLGKENLIASLKESLSKLRTDYVDLTLIHWPSPENAVPVAEFMQALLEAKKEGLTRQIGISNFTIGLMQQAIDAVGAENIATNQIELSPYLQNRKVVQWAKDRGIPITSYMTLAYGKALKDEVIAAIAKKHDATPAQVILSWAMALGYAVIPSSTKRENLQSNLKAQALKLDNEDMAAIAKLDCNDRLVSPEGLAPEWD; this is encoded by the coding sequence ATGACCATCCCTGCATTTGGTTTAGGTACGTTTCGCTTAAAAGACGACGTGGTAATCGCATCGGTTAAAACGGCGCTGGAACTTGGCTATCGCACGATCGACACCGCTCAGATTTATGATAACGAAGCGGCTGTAGGAAAGGCTATTGAAGAAAGCGGTGTAGCGCGCAGCGATCTGTTTATCACCACGAAGATCTGGATGGCAAACCTGGGCAAAGAAAATCTGATAGCGAGCCTGAAAGAGAGTCTTAGCAAGCTGCGCACTGATTACGTCGACCTGACTTTAATCCATTGGCCTTCACCCGAAAATGCCGTGCCGGTAGCAGAATTCATGCAGGCTTTACTGGAAGCAAAAAAAGAAGGGCTAACCCGCCAGATCGGGATCTCTAACTTCACCATCGGGCTGATGCAGCAGGCCATTGACGCTGTAGGCGCAGAAAATATTGCGACTAACCAGATCGAGTTGTCTCCTTATCTGCAGAACCGCAAAGTAGTGCAATGGGCGAAAGATCGCGGTATCCCTATCACCTCTTATATGACATTGGCTTATGGCAAGGCGTTAAAGGACGAAGTGATTGCTGCCATTGCGAAGAAGCATGACGCGACTCCAGCTCAGGTTATTCTTTCCTGGGCGATGGCGCTGGGTTACGCGGTGATCCCCTCATCAACGAAGCGTGAAAATCTGCAAAGTAACCTGAAAGCGCAGGCGTTGAAGCTGGATAATGAGGATATGGCAGCCATTGCTAAGCTGGACTGCAATGACCGCCTGGTCAGCCCGGAAGGACTGGCACCTGAATGGGATTAA
- the yafC gene encoding DNA-binding transcriptional regulator YafC, with protein sequence MKATSEELAIFVAVVESGSFSRAAEQLDLANSAVSRAVKKLEMKLGVSLLNRTTRQLSLTEEGERYFRRVQQILQEMAAAENELMETRQTPRGLLRIDAATPVMLHLLMPLIKPFRERYPEMTLSLVSSETFINLIERKVDVAIRAGTLTDSSLRARPLFTSFRKLIASPDYLKQYGLPGCVEDLKDHICLGFSETASLNRWPVAQSDGQLYDIKPGMTSNSGETLKQLCLNGNGIACLSDYMINQEIAEGRFIELLADKLLPVEMPFSAVYYSDRAVSTRIRAFIDFLSEHVKQPLYKGL encoded by the coding sequence ATGAAGGCCACATCAGAAGAACTGGCGATCTTCGTCGCCGTTGTGGAAAGCGGCAGCTTCAGCCGGGCAGCCGAGCAGCTGGATCTGGCGAATTCAGCCGTCAGCCGTGCCGTAAAAAAGCTGGAGATGAAGTTAGGTGTTAGCCTGCTGAACCGCACTACCCGGCAGCTGAGCCTGACGGAAGAAGGTGAACGCTATTTCCGCCGCGTACAGCAGATTTTGCAGGAGATGGCTGCCGCAGAAAATGAACTGATGGAGACGCGCCAGACACCGCGTGGGCTGCTGCGTATTGATGCCGCCACTCCAGTGATGCTCCATCTGTTGATGCCGCTCATCAAACCGTTCCGCGAGCGCTATCCGGAAATGACGCTGTCGCTGGTTTCTTCAGAAACATTCATCAACCTGATAGAACGCAAGGTGGATGTGGCTATTCGGGCAGGGACACTGACAGACTCCAGCCTGCGGGCAAGGCCGCTTTTTACCAGTTTTCGCAAACTGATCGCCTCTCCCGACTACCTTAAACAGTACGGTCTGCCCGGCTGCGTTGAGGATCTTAAGGATCATATCTGTCTGGGGTTTTCGGAAACTGCCAGCCTGAACCGCTGGCCCGTAGCGCAAAGTGATGGACAGCTCTATGACATTAAGCCGGGAATGACGTCAAACAGCGGGGAGACGCTGAAGCAGCTCTGCCTGAACGGAAATGGGATTGCCTGTCTCTCTGACTATATGATTAATCAGGAGATTGCTGAGGGGAGATTTATCGAACTGCTGGCGGATAAACTGCTACCGGTGGAGATGCCCTTCAGCGCGGTCTACTACAGCGACCGGGCCGTGAGCACACGCATTCGGGCATTTATCGACTTTCTGAGTGAGCATGTGAAACAGCCCCTTTATAAGGGGCTGTAG